The proteins below come from a single Gimesia alba genomic window:
- a CDS encoding secretin N-terminal domain-containing protein has product MSFKRLTRTVSRQLRCLLAMLMLCGPTISAYADSKPGFWSRLRKSSDTQVPANQTSSNVGNRNQNQPAAQIKHNLKQTNEVADISLNHVQATWEKVLTQVAEQSQLTLVMDVVPKGFFSRIDKRSHSLKETFQILNRDLEPKGFRLLQKDQFLIVLDLRQAKPRYVRATVQTSGKQHREVEEKKQTVRQVEYVEQAEHSEPPVKQADVPATFEQSARQLPQQPSKPQLTLFAVRPRTLNSTEILRLFYHAFESRAELQGEGPNGLPGVAVYSQNQKSLTDDQTNESLNIVEAQVEFRVGLDKQNNELIFEAAASKARALKTTVMKLDQAASGKVESIQLVTGSAQIGQVAQTLHKQTSAVSNRRSPQQGLSVNTYSNRRLPSRHQQIDRLRQRVDQVAFDDAQPGNRVQNPQQPQPAEKPTEGVKQPSLPELLQDLSGNVNIESVPDLGVLILRGKDEDVNALMKIIKELEKLSEGTRPDIHLLNLRHVNSTALADLLNGVYEDLVKLRAIQGQIQKIKIIPLVKPNALLILAPDTDMPSILKLAEELDQPVNPQTEFGVFELKSASASQVATTLTDFYNERGGLGTRVIVSANIRTNSIIVQAQPRDMQEVAALIQKIDQDQSQAVSRVKIFPLTNAIAADLAETLNSTLQSVLNPAAAQTSGLGTNIGGAGGEAAQQLQEARSVVLEYLAQEGTQSRVLRSGLLADIRVIADPRANSLVVTAPKDSLELIGALIKQFDQRVSTVAELKVFTLKNADAQSMVTLLQATFSPENQQTDLGIQIAGVNDANSNLIPLNFTVDRRTNSVVAQGGADALQIVEAILLKLDGADSRKRETTVIQLKNTPVADVSEAINEFLDTQRSLIAQDPDLISSFELLEREVIVVPEPINNNLIISATPRFFEEISNLVKNLDKEAPQVIIQALIVEVELDNDDEFGVELGIQDSLLFNRSIIDNVLTVQQTVTGQNNVTQTNQTIVSQEATPGFLFNSINPLGTNNTNNVGNTAGQALSNFSLQRGNSDLGFGGLVLSASSESVSILIRALAAKRNVHILSRPQIRTVDNVTAQIQVGQIVPVVNGVSVTAVGSANPVIEQSEAGIILTVTPRISPDGNIVMETQAEKSDFNGQSVPIFTDATTGNVVESPIKNITQVQTTVSVPNGQTVVLGGMITESDTTIERKVPWLGDIPLVGIPFRYDYTSTRRKELLVFLTPRIIRNDADSEFIKQVEAERIHLQVEKAEEMQGPIFAVPPGEPEFVPEGDGMLEAIPTTVMPQTNLNPEIMSDPNLEGAIQQINYETQQPVRSPKKPVKQKRFQAKFPYWGRD; this is encoded by the coding sequence TTGTCTTTTAAACGATTAACCAGAACTGTTTCCAGGCAATTGCGGTGTCTGCTGGCAATGCTCATGCTGTGCGGACCTACAATTTCTGCTTACGCCGATAGCAAACCCGGCTTTTGGAGCCGCCTGCGTAAGTCGTCCGATACGCAGGTGCCAGCAAACCAGACCAGTTCAAATGTGGGAAATCGAAATCAAAACCAGCCTGCAGCTCAGATCAAACATAACTTGAAGCAAACCAATGAAGTCGCTGACATTTCATTAAATCACGTTCAGGCAACCTGGGAAAAGGTCCTGACACAGGTTGCAGAACAGAGTCAATTAACGCTGGTCATGGATGTGGTCCCCAAAGGCTTTTTTTCACGCATTGATAAAAGATCACACTCGCTGAAAGAAACATTTCAGATATTAAATCGTGATCTCGAGCCAAAGGGGTTTCGATTACTTCAAAAAGATCAATTCTTAATTGTTCTCGATCTTCGCCAGGCCAAACCAAGATATGTACGGGCTACCGTTCAGACAAGCGGTAAACAGCATCGAGAAGTAGAAGAGAAAAAACAGACTGTCAGACAAGTCGAATATGTGGAACAGGCTGAGCATTCTGAACCGCCCGTCAAACAAGCTGATGTTCCGGCAACCTTTGAACAGAGTGCGCGTCAGCTACCACAACAACCGTCAAAACCACAATTGACTCTTTTTGCAGTTCGACCACGTACCTTAAACAGTACCGAAATCCTGCGGCTGTTTTATCATGCGTTTGAATCACGCGCAGAATTGCAGGGAGAAGGCCCGAATGGCCTGCCGGGAGTCGCTGTTTACTCTCAAAATCAAAAAAGTCTGACTGATGATCAGACAAACGAGTCGCTCAATATCGTAGAAGCACAAGTTGAATTTCGTGTCGGACTCGACAAACAAAATAATGAATTGATATTCGAAGCTGCGGCATCCAAAGCACGTGCTTTAAAAACAACCGTGATGAAACTGGATCAGGCTGCCAGCGGAAAAGTAGAATCGATTCAACTGGTAACCGGTTCCGCTCAGATTGGTCAGGTCGCCCAGACACTCCACAAACAGACCAGCGCAGTAAGCAATCGCCGTAGTCCTCAACAGGGCTTATCAGTCAATACTTATTCCAACCGTCGTCTTCCCTCGCGACATCAACAGATTGATCGCCTCAGACAGCGTGTTGATCAAGTCGCCTTCGATGATGCACAGCCTGGAAATAGAGTACAAAATCCACAACAGCCTCAACCTGCAGAAAAACCAACCGAAGGCGTCAAACAACCCTCTCTGCCGGAGTTATTACAGGATTTGAGTGGCAATGTGAATATTGAGAGTGTGCCTGATCTGGGTGTGCTCATCCTGCGTGGTAAAGATGAAGATGTCAATGCGTTGATGAAAATCATCAAAGAACTGGAGAAATTGAGCGAGGGAACGCGACCTGACATCCATTTATTAAACTTGCGTCACGTGAACTCAACGGCACTCGCTGATCTATTGAATGGGGTTTACGAAGACCTCGTGAAACTGCGCGCCATCCAGGGACAGATTCAGAAAATCAAAATCATTCCTCTGGTCAAACCGAATGCGCTGCTGATTCTGGCCCCCGATACCGATATGCCTTCGATTCTCAAATTAGCGGAAGAATTGGATCAGCCAGTAAATCCGCAGACCGAGTTTGGCGTATTTGAGTTGAAAAGTGCCAGTGCCAGCCAGGTCGCAACCACATTAACAGATTTTTACAACGAACGTGGCGGACTGGGAACACGGGTGATTGTTTCTGCCAACATTCGAACGAACTCGATCATCGTCCAGGCACAACCACGGGATATGCAGGAAGTGGCAGCTCTGATTCAAAAAATTGACCAGGACCAATCTCAGGCAGTCAGTCGCGTCAAGATCTTCCCGTTAACGAATGCCATCGCCGCCGATCTGGCGGAGACTTTGAATTCCACACTACAAAGCGTGTTGAATCCTGCGGCGGCACAGACCTCGGGCTTAGGGACTAATATTGGTGGTGCCGGCGGAGAAGCGGCCCAACAGTTACAAGAAGCACGGTCTGTCGTTCTGGAATACCTTGCTCAGGAAGGAACTCAAAGCCGGGTGCTCCGATCTGGTCTATTAGCCGACATTCGTGTCATTGCAGACCCTCGTGCGAACTCTCTGGTTGTGACTGCTCCCAAAGACAGCCTGGAACTGATTGGTGCGTTAATTAAACAATTTGATCAACGAGTCTCAACGGTCGCAGAGCTCAAAGTATTCACCTTAAAAAATGCAGACGCGCAATCGATGGTCACATTACTCCAAGCTACGTTTTCTCCCGAAAACCAACAGACAGATTTGGGGATTCAAATTGCCGGAGTGAATGATGCAAACAGTAATCTGATCCCGTTGAATTTTACCGTGGATCGTCGCACCAACTCTGTTGTTGCCCAAGGGGGCGCGGATGCACTCCAGATCGTCGAAGCGATTCTGCTCAAACTGGATGGCGCCGATAGCCGCAAACGGGAAACGACGGTAATTCAACTAAAAAACACCCCCGTCGCGGATGTCTCGGAAGCCATCAATGAGTTCCTCGACACACAACGTTCGCTGATTGCGCAAGATCCGGACCTGATCAGTAGCTTCGAATTACTCGAACGGGAAGTGATTGTTGTTCCTGAACCAATCAACAATAATTTGATCATCAGTGCCACTCCACGCTTTTTTGAAGAGATTTCCAATCTGGTCAAAAATTTAGACAAGGAAGCGCCTCAGGTCATCATCCAGGCTCTGATTGTTGAAGTGGAACTGGATAACGATGATGAATTTGGGGTCGAACTCGGGATTCAGGATTCACTACTCTTTAACCGAAGTATTATTGACAATGTATTAACGGTACAGCAAACCGTCACCGGACAGAACAACGTCACACAAACCAATCAGACGATTGTGTCACAAGAAGCCACTCCCGGGTTTCTGTTTAACAGCATCAACCCGCTAGGAACGAACAATACCAACAACGTTGGTAATACCGCAGGGCAGGCACTGAGTAACTTTTCACTGCAGCGCGGGAACAGCGACCTCGGCTTCGGGGGCTTGGTGCTTTCCGCCAGTTCCGAATCGGTCAGTATTCTGATTCGCGCTCTGGCAGCCAAGCGGAACGTGCATATTTTGAGTCGTCCGCAGATTCGAACAGTGGATAATGTGACAGCCCAGATCCAGGTCGGTCAGATTGTTCCCGTTGTCAATGGTGTATCGGTGACTGCCGTCGGTTCTGCCAATCCTGTGATCGAACAGTCAGAAGCCGGGATTATTCTGACGGTCACCCCCCGTATCAGTCCTGATGGCAATATCGTGATGGAGACGCAGGCTGAGAAAAGTGATTTCAATGGTCAAAGCGTTCCCATCTTCACTGATGCTACTACAGGGAACGTTGTGGAATCTCCGATCAAGAATATCACTCAGGTTCAAACGACGGTCAGTGTTCCCAACGGTCAAACGGTTGTACTGGGGGGAATGATTACGGAATCTGATACGACCATCGAGCGTAAAGTTCCCTGGCTGGGTGACATTCCACTCGTGGGAATTCCTTTCCGCTATGACTACACTTCAACGCGTCGGAAAGAATTGCTGGTGTTCCTGACACCACGCATCATTCGAAACGACGCCGATTCTGAATTCATTAAACAGGTCGAAGCAGAACGAATTCATCTGCAGGTTGAGAAAGCAGAAGAGATGCAGGGACCTATTTTTGCGGTCCCTCCGGGAGAACCAGAGTTTGTCCCTGAAGGAGATGGGATGCTGGAAGCAATTCCGACCACCGTAATGCCACAAACGAATCTGAATCCGGAGATCATGTCCGATCCGAATTTGGAAGGAGCAATTCAGCAAATCAATTACGAGACACAACAACCCGTTCGTTCTCCGAAAAAACCGGTTAAACAAAAGCGATTTCAAGCGAAATTTCCTTATTGGGGACGAGACTAA
- a CDS encoding BON domain-containing protein, which produces MTRSIITTALYLIVCACFTFGITEQTEAQVQTLSSSSSQTSGNTGTTIGNANSGNRGTGNSQFGLSTMGTVQNLTPQNGFIGRSDAAQNSFIGRNNAQNAANNAGQTRNFNRANTGGSAQNQFNAGQTGPKVPAFRPQMRVAFTAPPLPLSNVQTSMGNSFDRIKERNEQFRGVQFEVNADRSVTLRGQVEIAGAKKLVEFLAMLEPGVRKVKNELTVATAGK; this is translated from the coding sequence ATGACACGCTCTATTATCACAACTGCCTTATACCTAATAGTTTGCGCGTGTTTCACTTTTGGAATCACCGAACAAACCGAGGCACAAGTACAAACTCTATCTAGCAGTTCGTCTCAGACTTCGGGGAACACGGGAACCACAATTGGAAATGCAAACTCGGGCAATCGTGGAACGGGAAATTCTCAGTTCGGTCTGTCAACCATGGGGACGGTGCAAAACCTGACACCTCAGAATGGATTCATTGGCCGTTCCGACGCCGCTCAGAATTCATTCATCGGACGGAATAACGCACAAAACGCGGCTAATAATGCCGGTCAGACGCGCAATTTTAACCGAGCCAATACTGGCGGATCTGCACAGAATCAGTTCAATGCCGGGCAAACAGGGCCGAAAGTTCCCGCCTTCCGTCCACAAATGCGCGTCGCCTTTACCGCACCACCGCTTCCACTCAGCAATGTGCAAACCTCGATGGGGAATTCGTTCGACCGGATCAAGGAACGTAATGAACAATTTCGGGGCGTACAGTTCGAAGTCAACGCTGATCGTAGTGTGACACTGCGAGGCCAGGTCGAAATAGCTGGTGCTAAGAAACTGGTCGAGTTTCTGGCAATGCTGGAACCGGGCGTACGCAAAGTCAAGAATGAACTGACCGTTGCGACTGCCGGTAAATAG
- a CDS encoding cadherin repeat domain-containing protein: MQKREKILAAVFGAVIVIWLGMPVIDSTFIEPVESRKNQLKALNQQIDQKEQKELELLRSAKQLGNWVAHSLPPDEHDAQRLYLEWLNDLAELSGVSNLKLSPGRRIREGKTYIAIQVSLEGSATYEQLCRFLLHFYQADLQQNIIGLKLNSTGTGKSDQLEVKLTAEGLALTKAKPREQLFPRAKLASNLNFDETKIKVQDTIDFPKQTPFRIRIDQEFLTVSEIAGDTWTIVRGADLTVPARYETGTPVELAPLNQFSEGNTKLQQPITEDAQLIKVLSTKYFPLGQSFLVKIDQEFLNVINHAGGDWTVQRGMLDSKPAAHKKGATITQAPQYLQTVFDYGLVAASSPFAKPVPDKVYKLELKDISDQTVVRGNTLDLALTLQGVNPGLKAPVLSVIAELPSLVAESGKLKWTPTKEQKPGVYPVIVTATQGEQSVEKLFQIEFLENNTPPQIEVVTSATAYQTQPMSLIVKATDADLPPQKLNFSLGPGAPDGVSINSETGELTWTPPVSMELKEYPITVTVSDSGTPPVSSSKQISIKVALDDAFFTFLTGSIDIDGKKVAWLRNRATNQKQEVQTGDKINVAEIQAVVKAITEKHLILEIDGKQWMLSLGENFRSLRNLTGVPVLN, translated from the coding sequence ATGCAAAAACGAGAAAAAATACTGGCAGCGGTTTTTGGAGCCGTGATTGTGATCTGGTTGGGGATGCCCGTCATCGACAGCACCTTTATCGAACCAGTGGAATCACGTAAAAATCAGCTGAAAGCATTGAATCAACAGATTGATCAGAAAGAACAGAAAGAGCTGGAACTTCTCCGGTCCGCCAAACAGCTGGGGAACTGGGTTGCACACAGTTTGCCGCCCGATGAACACGATGCACAGCGGCTGTATCTGGAATGGTTGAATGACCTGGCAGAACTTTCCGGAGTTTCCAATTTGAAACTCTCACCGGGGCGTCGTATTCGCGAAGGCAAAACATACATCGCGATCCAGGTCTCACTCGAAGGGTCTGCGACATACGAGCAACTGTGCCGATTTCTCTTACACTTCTATCAGGCAGATCTGCAACAGAACATTATCGGACTGAAGTTGAATAGCACGGGCACCGGCAAGTCCGATCAACTCGAAGTCAAACTCACTGCTGAAGGGCTGGCATTAACGAAAGCCAAGCCGCGTGAGCAACTGTTTCCCCGCGCAAAGTTAGCTTCAAATTTAAACTTCGATGAAACGAAAATAAAAGTTCAGGACACGATTGATTTTCCCAAGCAAACACCGTTTCGGATTCGCATCGATCAGGAATTTCTGACCGTCAGCGAGATCGCCGGGGATACCTGGACCATCGTTCGGGGTGCCGATCTAACGGTGCCTGCCCGCTATGAAACGGGGACTCCTGTTGAACTGGCTCCTTTGAACCAGTTTTCAGAAGGCAACACAAAGCTACAACAGCCGATTACGGAAGACGCACAGTTGATCAAAGTTCTCAGTACCAAATATTTTCCTTTAGGCCAGAGCTTCCTTGTCAAAATTGATCAGGAATTCCTGAATGTAATAAACCATGCTGGAGGAGACTGGACGGTTCAACGCGGCATGCTCGACAGCAAACCGGCTGCTCATAAAAAAGGTGCCACGATTACACAGGCGCCCCAATATTTACAGACTGTCTTTGATTATGGTTTAGTGGCGGCATCCAGCCCGTTTGCCAAACCAGTTCCCGATAAAGTCTACAAACTGGAGCTAAAGGACATTTCCGATCAGACTGTCGTCAGAGGGAATACTCTGGATCTCGCGCTGACTTTACAGGGGGTGAATCCTGGATTAAAAGCTCCCGTACTCTCTGTTATAGCGGAGCTGCCCAGCCTGGTGGCCGAATCAGGTAAGTTAAAGTGGACCCCAACAAAAGAACAGAAGCCGGGCGTGTATCCGGTGATCGTGACTGCCACTCAAGGAGAACAGAGCGTTGAAAAACTGTTCCAAATCGAATTCCTGGAAAATAATACGCCTCCCCAAATTGAAGTTGTCACGTCGGCGACCGCCTATCAGACACAACCAATGTCTCTGATTGTAAAAGCGACAGACGCCGACCTCCCACCACAAAAACTCAACTTTTCGTTAGGTCCCGGTGCTCCTGACGGTGTCAGCATCAATTCAGAAACAGGCGAACTCACATGGACTCCCCCGGTTTCCATGGAACTGAAGGAGTATCCGATTACCGTAACGGTTTCTGATTCAGGAACCCCGCCCGTTTCCTCATCAAAGCAGATTAGTATCAAAGTCGCATTGGATGATGCGTTCTTTACATTCCTGACAGGTAGCATCGACATCGATGGTAAAAAAGTCGCCTGGCTTCGTAATCGAGCCACCAATCAGAAACAGGAAGTACAAACGGGCGATAAAATCAACGTGGCTGAAATTCAAGCTGTTGTGAAAGCGATAACAGAGAAACATCTCATTCTGGAAATCGACGGCAAACAGTGGATGCTCTCACTGGGAGAAAATTTCAGATCCCTGCGAAACCTGACGGGAGTTCCTGTGTTGAATTAG
- a CDS encoding type IV pilus biogenesis protein PilM, with product MADYLAINWGKTGLSGVEAHVSSSAVSVKRSFQIAWPDELHPARDPISAGSWLKNEFSRLKIASKQILISFPRHDSTIRLIEIPDVPLEEVPEIVRFQTATKSSVPLGQLMLDYLLLPAQEGKTTRDVLVASISKDLHQQAMKTFQSLGMEIVSTGVSSLAAAEWVSHLDVDLANLDVPTLIVNQIDHYLELSLISKYQLLFSHSTSITSGDQAAIESAIQTEINRFLLARSAQLGGHNIELVFLIGDPLALQDFATTQGERLHCRVEVIDPLLQIKTGTGDVSALESPGVLAGPLGMLYSQSQKRLETVDFLHPHKAEEKPDRRKLQIGLGVAGVALILLTAMFLTQRSVSDLDDQIAERQKVQKDLDEFLKRGQPTLESVALIDEWENSNSKALKVMQELDTVLPGTDRIYLGELDVTRSAGQSISRLRATGHAKDDLDVRDLNQQLSNHNYRVHPKRSNNTTMDTSYPVPFEIDAERLPAKAEPPQKPATEKNK from the coding sequence ATGGCTGACTATCTGGCAATCAATTGGGGAAAAACCGGACTCTCTGGAGTCGAAGCACACGTGAGCAGTTCTGCTGTTTCCGTTAAGCGTTCGTTTCAGATCGCCTGGCCGGACGAGTTGCATCCGGCTCGAGATCCGATTTCCGCCGGCAGCTGGTTGAAAAACGAATTCTCCCGATTAAAAATCGCCAGCAAGCAGATCCTAATCTCGTTTCCCCGCCACGATTCCACAATTCGTCTGATCGAAATCCCAGACGTACCGCTGGAAGAAGTTCCTGAGATCGTCCGATTTCAAACTGCGACCAAATCGTCGGTACCACTCGGACAGCTGATGCTCGACTATCTGTTATTGCCAGCACAGGAAGGCAAAACAACACGGGACGTACTTGTGGCCAGCATCTCCAAAGACTTGCATCAACAAGCCATGAAAACATTTCAGTCGTTGGGTATGGAAATCGTTTCTACAGGAGTCAGTTCACTGGCAGCAGCAGAATGGGTCTCTCATCTCGACGTTGACCTTGCGAATCTGGATGTTCCCACACTGATCGTCAATCAAATCGATCACTATCTGGAACTCTCTTTGATCAGCAAATACCAGTTACTCTTTTCGCATTCGACATCAATCACCTCGGGAGATCAGGCAGCCATCGAGTCGGCAATCCAGACAGAAATCAATCGATTTCTTCTCGCCCGCAGTGCTCAGCTTGGCGGTCATAATATCGAACTCGTCTTTCTGATTGGAGATCCATTAGCTCTTCAGGACTTTGCAACAACTCAAGGTGAGCGTCTACACTGTCGCGTGGAAGTAATTGACCCACTCTTACAGATCAAGACTGGCACTGGGGATGTTTCTGCTTTGGAATCTCCGGGCGTTTTAGCCGGTCCACTGGGAATGCTATACTCACAGAGCCAGAAGAGACTGGAGACTGTCGACTTTTTACATCCGCATAAAGCGGAAGAAAAACCGGACCGCCGTAAACTTCAAATTGGTCTGGGAGTGGCCGGCGTCGCTTTGATTCTGCTCACAGCGATGTTTTTGACTCAGCGTAGTGTTAGCGATCTGGATGACCAGATTGCCGAACGACAGAAAGTGCAGAAAGACCTGGATGAATTTCTCAAACGAGGCCAACCGACACTGGAGTCAGTAGCGTTGATCGATGAATGGGAAAACTCAAATTCCAAAGCATTAAAAGTCATGCAGGAATTAGATACCGTACTCCCGGGCACCGATCGAATTTATCTGGGCGAACTGGATGTCACTCGTTCGGCCGGTCAATCCATCAGTCGGCTCAGAGCAACGGGTCATGCCAAAGATGATCTTGATGTCAGAGACCTCAATCAACAGTTATCCAATCATAATTATCGGGTTCACCCCAAACGAAGTAATAATACAACCATGGATACATCGTATCCAGTCCCCTTTGAGATCGATGCAGAACGATTACCCGCGAAAGCGGAACCCCCTCAGAAACCTGCTACTGAAAAAAACAAATAA
- a CDS encoding type II secretion system minor pseudopilin, whose amino-acid sequence MKQLTSQHECRRPFPDQETASHLRAGSTLLVVLVVVVMLSLGAYTFSELMIVEMEATNIYGRSIQSRELALSGIELAAAYVGDRTEVEGWNSYHNPDQFQNIIMIPGEIPRTSGYLSVVAPVNSDSQSKTIRFGLMNESGKLNLNILASEEVEPSLDLEEDIEVDSAVDRLMYIPNMTEDIAAAILDWIDEDDETRSFGAESDYYETLETPYFAKNGPLESLDELLLVRDVTPELLYGEDTNRNGILDPNENDGDATLPMDNADGVLDSGWFAYFTVHSREINIRPDGSEKINLNGTMLTELYDELEAELGPDEARFIVAYRVSGPVLSVDDLESGGSGTIVGGGMSDQQALNELANGLAKAMFSEEGVTVTRAGIDLSGGGVYSINSIFDLIGSEVEVEIDGQKTTLTSPWAADPATMTAELPILHDLLTTSKNQYIEGRIQIDEARLETLQGIPEMDDDLANAIVNSQMTATNGAPSTEISQARQTTGWLVIEGLTTIEQMRKLAPHICSGGDVFRAQSLGYFGQGGPVTRVEAIIDGTFIPPRITYIRDLSNLGPGYPVSTLQGATEEE is encoded by the coding sequence ATGAAACAACTCACTTCACAGCATGAATGCAGACGACCTTTTCCTGATCAGGAAACAGCGTCGCATCTGCGCGCAGGCAGCACGCTGCTGGTGGTGCTGGTCGTTGTGGTCATGCTCAGCCTAGGCGCCTATACGTTTTCGGAACTGATGATCGTTGAAATGGAAGCCACCAACATTTATGGCCGATCGATCCAATCGCGCGAATTGGCGTTATCGGGAATCGAACTGGCAGCCGCTTATGTGGGGGATCGAACAGAGGTCGAGGGCTGGAATTCGTATCACAATCCCGATCAGTTTCAGAATATCATTATGATACCGGGAGAGATTCCACGCACCAGTGGTTATCTCAGCGTGGTTGCACCCGTCAATTCAGATTCTCAGTCAAAAACAATCCGCTTCGGGCTGATGAATGAATCGGGCAAACTGAATCTAAACATCCTGGCATCTGAAGAAGTCGAACCATCATTAGATCTTGAAGAAGACATCGAAGTTGATAGCGCCGTTGATCGCTTAATGTATATTCCGAATATGACGGAAGACATCGCCGCTGCCATTCTCGACTGGATCGATGAAGACGATGAAACGCGTTCGTTTGGTGCAGAGAGCGACTATTACGAAACACTCGAAACACCTTACTTTGCTAAAAATGGCCCTCTGGAATCGCTGGATGAGCTGTTGCTGGTCCGAGATGTGACCCCCGAACTGCTCTACGGCGAAGATACCAATCGGAATGGGATTCTCGATCCAAACGAAAATGACGGCGACGCCACTCTGCCGATGGATAATGCCGATGGCGTATTGGACTCAGGCTGGTTCGCTTACTTTACCGTACATAGCCGCGAGATTAATATCCGCCCGGACGGCTCCGAGAAAATCAATCTCAACGGCACCATGCTGACGGAACTGTATGATGAACTGGAAGCAGAGTTGGGACCGGATGAAGCACGCTTCATTGTAGCATATCGTGTCAGTGGACCAGTGCTTTCGGTCGATGATCTGGAATCAGGGGGAAGCGGAACCATCGTCGGTGGAGGCATGTCCGATCAGCAGGCTTTAAATGAACTGGCTAACGGTCTGGCGAAAGCCATGTTTTCAGAAGAAGGTGTCACAGTCACCCGGGCCGGAATTGATCTGTCGGGAGGCGGAGTCTACTCGATCAACTCGATCTTTGACCTGATTGGATCAGAAGTCGAAGTCGAAATCGACGGGCAAAAGACAACACTCACCAGTCCCTGGGCTGCGGACCCGGCAACGATGACTGCTGAATTGCCTATACTCCACGATCTTCTGACGACAAGCAAAAACCAGTATATCGAAGGACGAATCCAGATTGATGAAGCGCGGCTGGAAACACTGCAAGGCATTCCGGAAATGGACGACGATTTAGCCAATGCGATCGTAAATTCCCAAATGACTGCTACAAACGGAGCACCTTCTACTGAAATCAGCCAGGCACGGCAAACAACGGGATGGCTTGTCATTGAAGGCCTTACGACAATAGAGCAAATGCGAAAACTGGCCCCGCATATCTGTAGTGGCGGTGATGTATTTCGCGCTCAATCTCTCGGCTATTTTGGTCAGGGAGGCCCGGTTACCCGGGTCGAAGCCATCATCGACGGCACATTTATTCCCCCACGAATCACCTACATTCGCGATTTAAGCAATCTGGGTCCCGGATATCCGGTATCTACATTGCAGGGAGCAACTGAAGAAGAGTAA